A genomic segment from Klebsiella africana encodes:
- a CDS encoding carboxymuconolactone decarboxylase family protein — protein MSLPPLDSVPLILRPQAWLHRRHYGQVLSPIRWWGRIPWLFYLVSLFVGYIERRRSPLEPVLRSLVSARIAQLCHCEFCIDITSMTLAARSGSQDKLLAVADWRSSRLFSEKERLALAYAEAATQTPPAVDDALRSALAAHFDAQALTELTALIGLQNLSARFNAAMAIPAQGLCQIPTASSQNKE, from the coding sequence ATGAGCTTACCTCCGCTGGATTCTGTCCCCCTGATCCTTCGTCCGCAGGCCTGGCTGCATCGCCGGCATTACGGCCAGGTGCTGAGCCCCATTCGCTGGTGGGGACGGATCCCATGGCTGTTTTACCTGGTCTCGCTGTTCGTGGGCTATATTGAACGCCGCCGCTCGCCGCTGGAGCCGGTGCTGCGCTCGCTGGTCAGCGCCCGCATCGCTCAGCTGTGCCACTGCGAATTCTGTATCGATATCACCAGCATGACCCTCGCGGCGCGGAGCGGGAGCCAGGACAAGCTGCTGGCGGTCGCTGACTGGCGCAGCAGTAGGCTGTTTAGCGAAAAAGAGCGTCTGGCGCTGGCCTATGCCGAAGCCGCCACCCAGACACCACCGGCGGTAGACGATGCCCTGCGCAGCGCGCTGGCCGCGCATTTTGACGCCCAGGCGCTCACCGAGCTGACTGCCCTGATTGGTCTGCAAAATTTATCGGCGCGGTTCAATGCCGCGATGGCGATCCCGGCTCAGGGGTTGTGCCAGATACCCACCGCTTCCTCGCAGAATAAGGAGTAA
- a CDS encoding ABC transporter substrate-binding protein, with amino-acid sequence MRRLRDYSLCLCLLLLWPLAVNADDSWRQIQTEARGQTVWFNAWGGDPAVNRYLAWVSEEVKRYYAIDLRIVPVADAADAVKRIQTEAQAGRRRGGSVDLLWINGENFRTLKQADLLLTGWAESLPNWRYVDLRKPVREDFSVATEGAESPWGSAQLTFIARRGQTPQPPTSPQTLLAFARAHPGSVTYPRPPDFTGTALLEQLLLALTDQPAALRQPPQAATFAAVTAPLWRYLDALHPALWRAGKDFPASPARMDAMLNSGTLRLSLTFNPLHARQKAASGELPTDSYSFGFIAGTLGNVHFVTIPANARAVAGAKVVANFLLSPEAQLRKADAAVWGDPSVLDPQHLPDGQRQALAATVPQDLPPVLAEPHAAWVDALEQEWLRRYGTH; translated from the coding sequence ATGCGCCGTTTGCGTGATTACAGCCTCTGTCTGTGCCTGCTGCTGCTCTGGCCGCTGGCGGTTAATGCCGACGACAGCTGGCGGCAGATTCAGACGGAAGCCCGCGGACAGACCGTCTGGTTTAACGCCTGGGGCGGCGACCCGGCCGTCAATCGCTATCTGGCGTGGGTCAGCGAAGAGGTCAAACGCTATTACGCAATCGACCTGCGTATTGTGCCTGTCGCCGATGCCGCCGACGCGGTGAAACGCATCCAGACCGAGGCGCAGGCCGGTCGTCGCCGGGGCGGGTCGGTGGATCTGCTGTGGATCAACGGCGAAAACTTTCGCACACTTAAACAGGCCGATCTGCTGCTCACCGGCTGGGCCGAATCGCTGCCCAACTGGCGCTATGTCGATCTGCGAAAGCCGGTACGGGAAGATTTTTCTGTCGCCACCGAGGGCGCGGAGTCGCCGTGGGGCAGCGCCCAGCTGACGTTTATCGCCCGCCGCGGACAAACGCCGCAGCCGCCCACCAGCCCGCAGACGCTGCTGGCCTTCGCCAGAGCCCATCCGGGCAGCGTAACCTACCCGCGCCCGCCGGACTTCACCGGTACCGCTTTGCTGGAGCAACTGCTGCTCGCTCTCACCGATCAGCCAGCCGCCCTGCGCCAGCCGCCGCAGGCGGCGACCTTCGCGGCGGTCACCGCCCCGCTGTGGCGCTATCTCGATGCGCTGCACCCGGCCCTGTGGCGGGCGGGCAAGGATTTCCCGGCGTCGCCAGCACGGATGGACGCTATGCTCAACAGTGGCACCCTACGCTTATCGCTGACGTTTAACCCGCTGCACGCCCGGCAGAAAGCCGCCAGCGGCGAATTACCGACGGACAGCTACAGCTTCGGCTTTATCGCAGGGACCCTCGGCAACGTCCATTTCGTTACCATCCCGGCTAACGCCCGCGCTGTCGCTGGCGCCAAAGTAGTGGCCAATTTCCTGCTCTCGCCTGAAGCGCAGCTGCGCAAGGCCGATGCCGCCGTCTGGGGCGATCCAAGCGTACTGGACCCGCAGCATCTGCCTGACGGTCAGCGCCAGGCGCTGGCGGCCACCGTGCCGCAGGATCTACCGCCGGTGCTTGCCGAGCCCCACGCGGCATGGGTTGACGCGCTGGAGCAGGAATGGCTGCGCCGCTACGGTACTCATTGA
- a CDS encoding ABC transporter permease subunit gives MAAPLRYSLILLAWGTMAAIYLPLLPAAGELVGAACSPAHWRALFADPQLGQALAATLVSTLLSVGGALLIAMTIVAALWPSARWRRLASRLPLLLAVPHLALATAALLLFAEGGWLWQQLPFLTPPVDRYGIGLGLTMALKESAFVLWVIYGLLGEKRLADQATALKSLGYGRWQCLRWLVLPATLPALGMVLLATTAWSLSAVDVALVLGPGNPPTLAVLAWQWLSQGDDLQQAKGTLASLLLLAILGGTALIAWGGWRLQRRRLPDLRGVRHPHPHALPGRLLATLLPLSGLLGALLLAGLARSTPPQMDALGNSLGLALAACALGAAVCLLWLACGPARGDGWVWLPLVLPALPLADGQYRLALYAWLDGDWLTVLWGHLLWVVPWMLFILRPAWRQRDPRLTVIARTLGWGATRIFWLVILPSLTRPLLTALAVGFSVSIAQYLPTLWLGAGRIPTLTSQAVALSSGGEVQTLAAQALWQLLLPAVCFTLTALLAWLAGRYRRGLR, from the coding sequence ATGGCTGCGCCGCTACGGTACTCATTGATCCTGCTGGCCTGGGGGACGATGGCGGCGATCTATCTGCCGCTGCTCCCCGCCGCCGGGGAACTGGTGGGCGCTGCGTGCTCCCCGGCCCACTGGCGGGCGCTGTTCGCCGACCCGCAGCTGGGCCAGGCGCTGGCCGCCACCCTCGTCTCGACCCTGTTGTCCGTCGGCGGCGCGCTGCTGATCGCCATGACCATCGTCGCCGCCCTCTGGCCTTCGGCCCGCTGGCGGCGGCTGGCTTCCCGTCTGCCGCTGCTGCTGGCGGTGCCCCATCTCGCCCTGGCGACGGCGGCGCTGCTGCTGTTCGCCGAAGGGGGCTGGCTCTGGCAGCAGTTGCCGTTTCTGACGCCGCCGGTTGACCGGTACGGCATCGGGCTTGGCCTGACGATGGCCCTGAAAGAGAGCGCCTTTGTGCTGTGGGTGATCTATGGCCTGCTGGGAGAGAAACGCCTCGCCGACCAGGCGACCGCCCTGAAGAGCCTCGGCTATGGCCGCTGGCAGTGCCTGCGCTGGCTGGTGCTGCCCGCCACCCTCCCCGCCCTCGGCATGGTGCTGCTGGCCACCACCGCCTGGAGTCTGTCGGCGGTCGATGTCGCCCTGGTGCTGGGGCCTGGCAATCCGCCCACCCTCGCCGTACTGGCGTGGCAGTGGTTAAGCCAGGGCGACGACCTGCAGCAGGCCAAAGGGACGCTGGCCAGCCTGCTGCTGCTGGCGATCCTCGGCGGGACGGCGCTGATCGCCTGGGGCGGATGGCGGCTACAGCGTCGGCGTCTGCCCGATCTACGCGGTGTTCGTCACCCTCATCCCCATGCCCTGCCCGGGCGCCTGCTGGCGACGCTGCTGCCGCTGAGCGGCCTGCTGGGCGCCCTGTTGCTGGCGGGGCTGGCCCGCTCGACGCCGCCGCAGATGGATGCTCTTGGCAACAGCCTTGGCCTGGCGCTGGCGGCCTGCGCCCTCGGCGCGGCCGTCTGCCTGCTGTGGCTGGCCTGCGGTCCGGCTCGAGGGGATGGCTGGGTCTGGCTACCGCTGGTGCTGCCAGCCCTGCCGCTGGCCGATGGCCAGTATCGGCTGGCGCTGTACGCCTGGCTTGACGGCGACTGGTTGACCGTCCTGTGGGGCCATCTGCTGTGGGTAGTGCCCTGGATGCTGTTTATTTTGCGCCCGGCCTGGCGCCAGCGCGACCCGCGGCTGACGGTTATCGCCCGCACGCTCGGCTGGGGAGCCACGCGTATTTTCTGGCTGGTGATCCTGCCCTCGCTGACCCGCCCGCTGCTGACCGCGCTGGCGGTGGGCTTTTCCGTGAGTATCGCGCAGTATCTGCCGACGCTATGGCTGGGGGCTGGCCGAATTCCGACGCTCACCAGCCAGGCGGTGGCGCTCAGCAGCGGCGGCGAGGTGCAGACGCTCGCCGCCCAGGCGCTGTGGCAGTTACTGCTGCCGGCAGTATGCTTTACCCTGACGGCTCTGCTGGCCTGGCTGGCGGGCCGCTATCGACGAGGACTTCGCTAG
- a CDS encoding ATP-binding cassette domain-containing protein — translation MLTVNHLTLSVKRQPLLREVTFSVAPGEVLTLMGPSGSGKSTLFAWMIGALSGDFRAEGELWLNERRCDTLPTERRRIGILFQDSLLFDHFSVGQNLQLALPECVRGEARKVAVEQALNRAGLAGFAPRDPATLSGGQRARVSLLRALLARPEALLLDEPFSRLDATLRAGFRRWVFEELARQAIPAILVTHDREDSPPAGRCLAMERWQ, via the coding sequence GTGCTAACCGTAAACCATCTGACCCTGAGCGTGAAACGCCAGCCGCTGCTACGGGAGGTTACCTTTTCGGTGGCGCCTGGCGAGGTACTGACGCTGATGGGCCCCTCCGGTAGCGGGAAATCGACGCTGTTTGCCTGGATGATTGGCGCCCTGTCAGGCGATTTTCGCGCCGAAGGCGAGCTGTGGCTCAACGAACGGCGCTGCGATACGCTGCCGACGGAGCGTCGGCGCATCGGTATCCTGTTTCAGGACTCTCTGCTGTTCGACCATTTCAGCGTCGGGCAAAATTTACAGCTGGCGCTGCCGGAATGCGTGCGCGGCGAGGCGCGAAAAGTCGCAGTCGAGCAGGCGCTCAACCGCGCCGGACTGGCTGGCTTCGCCCCACGCGATCCGGCCACGCTCTCCGGCGGGCAGCGGGCGCGGGTGAGCCTGCTACGTGCGCTGCTGGCGCGCCCCGAGGCGCTGCTGCTCGATGAGCCCTTCAGCCGCCTGGATGCCACCCTGCGCGCCGGGTTCCGCCGCTGGGTTTTTGAGGAACTGGCCCGCCAGGCCATTCCGGCGATCCTGGTCACCCACGATCGCGAGGACAGTCCGCCGGCGGGGCGCTGCCTGGCGATGGAGCGCTGGCAATGA
- a CDS encoding sulfurtransferase, producing MKRVSQLTALALLMGLAASTTCAAETMPALTLSHLQQQHGVAIDTRLSAYYNGWPQRANGPEGHEPQALNLSARWLGAMSDDQLRGWAKQHQLQSDTPIALYGSPEDNASVAARLKQAGFTRLSTLSDALSQTDRLQKLPHFEQLVYPQWLHDLQQGKAVAAAPAGDWKVFEAAWGAPKLYLLSHIPGAGYIDTNEVESEPLWNKVSDAQLKAMLAKHGIRHDTTVILYGRDVYAAARVAQIMLYAGVKDVRLLDGGWQTWSDAGLPVERGMPSAQQPAPDFGAPIPGQPQLMLDTEQARGLLHRQDASLVSVRSWPEFIGTTSGYSYIKPKGDIAGARWGHAGSDSTHMEDFHNPDGTMRSADDIAALWRQWNILPSQQVAFYCGTGWRASETFMYARAMGWPHVAVYDGGWYEWSSNPHNPVARGERGPESSQ from the coding sequence ATGAAACGTGTTTCTCAATTGACCGCACTCGCCCTGCTTATGGGGCTTGCTGCTTCCACCACCTGCGCCGCTGAAACCATGCCTGCGCTCACCTTATCTCATCTGCAACAGCAGCACGGCGTGGCCATTGACACCCGCCTGAGCGCTTATTACAACGGCTGGCCGCAGCGCGCCAACGGCCCGGAAGGCCATGAGCCGCAGGCCCTGAATCTTTCCGCCCGCTGGCTCGGCGCCATGAGCGACGATCAGCTCCGCGGCTGGGCTAAGCAGCACCAGCTCCAGTCCGATACCCCCATCGCGCTGTACGGCAGCCCGGAGGATAACGCCAGCGTCGCGGCACGGCTGAAACAAGCGGGGTTCACCCGGCTCAGCACGCTGAGCGATGCGCTGAGCCAGACCGACCGTCTGCAAAAGCTGCCGCACTTTGAACAGCTGGTCTACCCCCAGTGGCTGCACGACCTACAGCAAGGAAAAGCGGTCGCCGCCGCCCCGGCAGGCGACTGGAAAGTGTTTGAAGCCGCCTGGGGAGCGCCGAAGCTCTATCTGCTGAGCCATATCCCTGGCGCGGGCTATATCGATACCAATGAGGTGGAGAGCGAACCGCTGTGGAATAAAGTGTCCGACGCGCAGCTGAAGGCAATGCTGGCGAAGCACGGCATCCGGCATGACACCACGGTGATCCTCTACGGTCGCGACGTCTACGCCGCAGCGCGGGTAGCGCAGATCATGCTGTACGCCGGGGTCAAAGACGTGCGCCTGCTTGACGGTGGCTGGCAGACCTGGTCCGACGCCGGGCTGCCGGTAGAGCGCGGTATGCCGTCGGCCCAGCAGCCTGCGCCAGATTTCGGCGCGCCGATCCCCGGCCAGCCGCAGCTGATGCTGGATACCGAGCAGGCCCGCGGGCTGCTGCATCGTCAGGACGCCTCGCTGGTCAGCGTCCGCTCGTGGCCGGAGTTTATCGGCACCACCAGCGGCTACAGCTATATCAAACCGAAGGGCGACATCGCCGGTGCCCGTTGGGGCCATGCCGGGAGCGACTCCACGCACATGGAGGATTTCCATAACCCGGACGGCACCATGCGCAGCGCCGACGATATCGCTGCCCTGTGGCGCCAGTGGAACATTCTGCCGAGCCAGCAAGTGGCGTTCTATTGCGGGACCGGCTGGCGGGCCTCGGAAACCTTTATGTATGCCCGCGCCATGGGCTGGCCGCACGTCGCGGTGTACGACGGCGGCTGGTACGAATGGAGCAGCAACCCGCACAATCCGGTCGCCCGCGGAGAGCGCGGTCCGGAAAGCAGTCAGTAA
- a CDS encoding CDP-alcohol phosphatidyltransferase family protein produces the protein MLDSHLHPRLKPLLNAVAGALDRPGISPDGLTLLGFAIGVLALPFLALGWYSAALVAILLNRLLDGLDGALARRRGLTDAGGFLDIALDFLFYALVPFGFILADPLNNALAGAWLLFAFIGTGSSFLAFAALAARHQIANPGYAHKSLYYLGGLTEGTETILLFVLSCLFPTHFAWLAWLFGALCWLTTATRICSGYQTLKRVATPL, from the coding sequence GTGCTTGATAGCCACTTGCATCCGCGCCTAAAACCCCTGCTTAACGCTGTCGCTGGCGCCCTTGACCGCCCGGGTATTTCACCGGACGGGCTGACGCTGCTCGGTTTTGCCATCGGCGTGCTGGCTCTGCCCTTTCTGGCGCTGGGGTGGTATAGCGCGGCGCTGGTCGCTATTCTCCTCAACCGCCTGCTGGATGGTCTGGATGGCGCCCTGGCGCGGCGGCGCGGGCTCACGGACGCGGGCGGCTTTCTCGATATTGCGCTGGATTTTCTCTTCTACGCCCTGGTGCCGTTCGGCTTTATTCTGGCGGACCCGCTGAACAATGCCCTGGCGGGGGCCTGGCTGCTGTTTGCCTTTATCGGCACCGGCAGCAGCTTTCTCGCTTTTGCCGCCCTGGCGGCCAGGCACCAGATCGCCAATCCCGGCTACGCCCATAAATCGCTGTACTATCTCGGAGGACTAACTGAGGGGACGGAGACCATCCTGTTGTTTGTCCTCAGTTGCCTGTTTCCGACGCATTTCGCCTGGCTGGCGTGGCTGTTTGGCGCGCTGTGTTGGCTGACGACGGCGACGCGCATCTGCAGTGGCTACCAAACGTTAAAGCGGGTGGCGACACCGTTATAA